The genomic window TGCCGTGGATGATGACGAAGCCGCTAAAATCTCGCGCGGCGGCGCGGATGCGGGCCGCCAGGGTCAGGATGTCCGAAGGTTCCAGACACGCCGAGTCCTGGTTGAAGGGCACCTCCACCGACAGCTTCGCCATCTGGCCCAGCTCCGGCACCTGTTCCAGCAGGTGATCCAGGAACCGCCCCGGCGCGAGAGAGGCCGGATCCCCGCTGGGCGCCATGCCCAGGGTGCCGCCGGTATGGAGGAGCAGGATCGTACGCATGCCTCCACCCTATCCAAACCGGACGGGCCGCTCCAGCCGAGGCGGCTCGGCAGGATTCGTCAGAGGCCCGTCCGGATGATTTACTGGAGGAGGACTTCCCTCCGCCATGCGCCGCATCCCCCGCTACATCCAGATGATCGCTGCCCGCTATATCCGGCGGCTGCTGAGGAATCGCCTGGCCGGACATCAGCTGCAGGCGGCGGTGGAAACCGCGCTGGCCACCCTGCCCATCCAAGAGAAGCTGCTGGTGCGGGAGGGAGCGCTTCGATCCGAGGCCCTCAATCGCCAGCTGGCCTGGGCCATGGCCTTTGTGGCCGGGGCGGTGAACGCCGGCGGCTTCCTGGCCGTCAGCCACTACACCTCCCACATGACCGGGGTGGTCTCCTCCATGGCGGACGAACTGGCCGATGGCGACCTCACCACCGCCCTCGCCGCCCTCGCCATGATGCTGAGCTTCTTCGCCGGGGCCTTCGTCTGCACCACGCTCATCAGCTTCGGCCAGCGGCGGCGCATGCGCAGCCGCTATGCCTTGACTCTGGTGCTGGAGGCCGTGCTGATGCTGGTGTTCGGGTTCATGGGGAACCAGCTGCAGCAGGAGATCCGCTTCACCCTGCCCAGCACCGTGATGCTGCTCTGCTTCATCATGGGCCTGCACAACGCCGTGACCTCCATCATCTCCGGGGCCGCCGTGCGCACCACGCACCTGACGGGCACGGTGACGGACATCGGCATCGAGCTGAGCCGGCTCACCTATGTGAATGTCCACCACCGCCACGGTCGCGAGCGCATCGTCGCCAACCGCCAGAAGCTGCGGCTGCTGCTGCTCATCCTGGCCTCCTTCCTGGCGGGCGGCGTGGTGGGTGCCCTGGGCTTCCGGCACATCGGCTTCAAAGTCACGGTGCCCCTGGCGGGCTTCGTCTGCTTCCTGGCGGCCCGGCCCCTGCTGCTGGAGCTGCGCCTGCTCCTGCACCGTCTCCGCCGCCAGTGGTCGCCCGACGACTCCGGCTTGTCCGACTGAAGCACGCTGACAGCGGGCTAACTCACCTCGAGCCCCGACCGGCGTTCCACCCCTTCGATCTTCCGGGTCCGCGCCGCGCCCTGCCCGCCGATGAGCAGCCGGCACTCCCTGGGCAGCCGGTCCTTCAGGTCCATGAGGAGGCGCCGGGCGGTCTCTCCGGAACTCTGGATGGACAGGCTCACTGCCACGCGGTCCGCCTTCAGGGTGCGGGCCGCATGGGCGATGCTGGCCACCGGGAGGTCCACCCCCAGCAGCTCCGTGCGGAGGCCTGAGGCAGCATAGGCCAGGGCCGCCATGAGCAATCCCAGCCGGTGGCGCTCACCGGGCAGGGTGGCCAGCAGCACCATCCCCTGGCCGGGCCGGGGCTGACAGCCCTGCCTCAGCTCCCGGAGGAAGTCTTCGAGGATCTCCGTGAGCAGGTGTTCCTGGTGGACGCCAAGGCTCCCGTCGGCCCAGGCCATGCCCACCCGATCCAGCAGCGGCGACACCACCTGCTGGAGGAAAGGCTTCCAGGGCAGCCGGCCCAGGGCCTCCCGCAGCAGGCGCCGGATGCCCTCCGTATCCATGGCCACCACGGCCAGGAAAAGCGCCTCCACCACGGGGTGGCCCTCGGGCGCCAGCAGGCGCTTCAACTCTGCTTCCGCAGACCGCGCCACGACGGCCGGGCGGTGCCCCTGGGCCACCGCCTCGGCCATGAGCCTCAGGCGGTGAAGATCCTCCCGCCGGTAGCGGCGGTGGCCGGAAGGCAGCCGAAGGGGCATCGGAAAGCCGTAGCGGCGCTCCCACACCCGCACCACATCGGCCGAGAGGCCCGTCTCCGAGCAGATGTCCCCGATGCTCAGCAGGTCCGGTTCCACTTTCCCCATCGCCCCTCCCGGACCCTGTCCAGGGGTTGAAGATCAGGCCTCAAGGAGAAAATGTCTAGATCATTTCTTGGCCAATTAAACAGCCACCACCGCCGCCTTGACCTCGTCGAAGCCCTGGTCGCTGGCGCAGCTCACCACCACCGCGCAGTGCCCGGGTTGGCTGGAAGGCAGCTGGACCTGACCGGCGAAGCGACCCGCCTCATCGGTCCGCCCGGAGATCAGGGCGGTGGCCTTCTTGAGGCTGGACACCAGCTTGACGGTCACTTCCGCCCCGGTCACGGGGCTCTGGCTCTGGCACAACCGGGCGGCCACCTGCACCCGGAACAACTCCCCGAAGGCGGGCTTCAAGGGCTGGTCCAGCACCAGCTCCAGCGTGTCCACATCCCCCTCCTGCTGAAGGAACTCGAGGATGGCCTGGTCCAGGGGCCGCTCGCTGAAAGCCTGCTGCTCCAGGAGGTCCGGCGGGGTCTGGTCGTATTTGCCGTTCTTGATGTCGCGGATGATGGCCCGGTGCTGCTCGTCCATGCGGCTCTGGATGGCGGACTCTGCCATCGGGGGGCTGTTCAGCAGGTCCTCGTACGAGGAGCGGTAGCTGTCGAGGATCTCGCCCCCCACATAGATCAGGGTCTCGATCCGGGGGTTGGACAGCCCCTTGTCCTCCGTCTGCACATGGTAGACCCGGTTCCCGTGGCGTACATCCGTGTTGTAGCCGGTGATCATGGGAGGGACCTGGGGGACGGAGAGGCCGGGCGCATCATGGGCCTACCTCTGCAATCTTCCCGCCAGATCCGGCATGACTTCCCAGGCGATCTCGCGGACCACCTGATCGCCCATGCGCGCGACCACCGCCTTGACCAGGGCATCCACCAGAACGGGGTCCGCCAGGAGCGCCTGGACGAGGGCCTGCGCCTGCTCTGAGGGCACGGCGGGCTGACCGGCAACGGCAGGCGCCTGCCCGGCTGCGGCAGGGGCTGCCATGATGGCGGCCTCGGGAGCGGGCTCGGCGACCGGCTCGGGTGCCGGTTCTGGGATCGCCGGAACCGGTGCCACAGCCTGCGGGAAGACCGGCTCGTGCGTCTCGCCCAACAGCGCCGCCGCTGCGGCGGCCAGGCCGGTGGCCCCCATGGCCGCCATGCCACTAGAGAAGCCCGCCGCCTTCGCGGGAGGCTCCACCTCAGGCAGGGGCGGCAGGTCCATGTCGGTCGGGAAGACATCCAGCGCCTCGAGTCCCGAGAGGGTGACGGTGTCCTCGTCGACGGGCAGCTCGACCAAGGCCGCCGCATCAGGCGCCGCGGGGTCCTCCGGGTGCGCCGCCAAGGGCTCGACCACCTCGGGAACCGGCATCACGGGCTCGGCGGCGAGATCCTGGAGGCTTTCCAGGTCCAGTTCCTCGAGTTCCAGATGAATCTCCGGCGCCGCGGCATCGACCTCGCCAGCCCCAGGAGCGACGGGAGCCTCCTCCGGCCAGAGGTCTTCGGCGGTGAGCACCAGGAGATCGTCTTCGGTGGCGGGCAGGTCCAGGTCCTGGGTCGGATGAGCTTCCACGGGCGCCGCTTCCGGCCGGAACTCGGGCAGGGAGGCTTCCGCCATCCGCACCAGGTCCTTGGCGGAGGTGGCAGGGACCGTGGTGAAGGCGGAGGGCTCGGGCGTGCTCACCACCGGCGTGGCCAGGAGGGCCTTCACGCGGTCGCCCAGTTCCCGCAATTCGATGGGCTTCTTCAGGAAGCCCTGCACCGGGGCCTTCGCCAGCTTGGAGGGGTCCACGGGATCGAGGACCCCGGCCATGAGGGCGATGGGCAGATGGGCGGTCTCCGGCATGGCCCGCAGGCGACCCAGCAGGGTCCAGCCGTCCATGCCAGGCATGGCAGTGTCCACCAGGGCCACATCGAACCGCTCGCCGCGCGCGATGCGATCCAGGGCCTCCGCCGCGGAATCGACGCAGACCAGTTCCACATCCGTGTGGGCCAGAAGGGACTCGGCAATGCGGTGGATGCTCGGATTGTCGTCCACGAGGAGGAGACGTGGCATCGGTTACCTCGGGAAGCCGGGAGGAAGAAAGAGGTGGCTGGGCACAACGCTACCAGAAATGTGCACTTCCAACGCAAACGATCGACGCGGCAACCTAAGGATTCAGCGCAGCAGCTTCTTGAGGACGCGCAGCCGTTCCACCTCCACCAGGCGCACCAGCAGCACGCGGTCGCCCACCCAGACCCAGGCCGTCCCCAGGGGCTCCCTCAGCGCCACCTCGGGCCCCCGCGGGAGCCACCCCTTCACGGAGGCCCGCAGGCTCACCGCGGCGCGCCAATCGGGGCGATGCGCCTCGAAAAGGGCCTGGCGCTGGCGCTCGGGTGGCAGAGCGCTCTCATTCCACCGCTGGTCCCAAGCATCGATGGCGCCATTCTCCCGCCAGGCCCAGGCGGGATCCCAGGCGGGCCAGGGCAGCGCTCCTTCCGGCACGGGGCTCCATTCCACCTTGGCTGGTGGGCTGGTGCGGCGGGCCATGCCCTCCTCGGGCAGGGGCGCCACCAGGGCCATGCGCTGCGGCGGATGGGCGGTGAGCAGGCCCGGCCCCGCAGCTTGGCGGCGCCACCGTCCCCCTTCCAGCCACCAGGCCGTCCAGCCCTGGATGCCGCCATGCCACAGCCGGTCCCCCCGGGGGAACCAGAGCCGGTCGCCGGCGTGCCAGGGGAGGTCGAGGCGGGCACCGGGCAGGTCCCGGCCATCCTCGGACAGGGCCTCCACCTTGGTGGCCAGGCCCCGCGGCGGGGCCGGCAGGCCGGGTTCATCCCAGGCCGCGAGCGTGGGTTCGGTGGCCTCCCCTTCCAAGGGGAGGGTCGTGAGCAGCAGGGCCGGCTCCGTCCTGGGCTCGGCGGGCTCGGGAAGTCCCAGGAGCGCCGCCCGCCCATCCCAGCTGAAGCGGCTCCAGGGACCGGACTGGGTGGACCAGATCACCCGGCCCTCCGGTACCTCCAGCAGCCGGGTCTCGAAGCGCGCGGGACCCATCTGCAGGGTCACCAGCAGACGGCTGCCCTTGGCGGGATCGAGCCGCGCCGAGCAGAGCGGCGCATCAAACCGGTACCGGCGCCATTCCAGGCCGCGCCAGAGCACCACTTCGCTGCGCCCTCCAGGGCCGTTCAGCGCAAGGCCCTGGTCCGCGAGGTAGGGCGAGGCTGGCTCCCAGGGCGTGCCGAAGCCCCCCTCGAAGGGCCAGGGCTCGGACTGGTCGGGATCCTGTGCGCCCTGGAAGCGGGGGGACCAGCCATCCTCCAGGCGCCACTCCGCCAGGACCTCGAAGCCCCCGAGGTTCATGAGTGCGGGCGTCTCCACCGCCGTGACCCCGCCCGCGTTCACAGGACGCGGCGCCTGCACCACCGCGAAGAGCAGCAGCATGGCGGCGATGAAGAGGCTGGCGATGATGTACCGTTGGGGGATCACAAGGGGTCCGGTGCCTTTGCACCATCATGCCCCATCCCCGCGGAAGGCCGGTCCGAGATGAAGCACAAACCCGCCCTGGAGACCGAGCTGAAACTGCGCATCCCCGCCACCGGCCCGTACCGCCCCCTGTTGGAAGCCCTGGGGTTCCGCGAGGCCGTCCCCGCCCAGCCGGAAATCAGCGTGCTCTGGGACCGGAACGGGGAGCTGCGGACGGCGGGTTCCGCCCTCCGCACCCGTCGCTACGCGGGCCACCACCGCCTGACCTGGAAGGGCCCCAAGGTGCCCGATCCGATCCTGAAGATCCGCCCCGAGCATGAGACCGGCATCGAGGATGGATCCTCTCTGGAGGCCATCCTCCGCGCCCTCGGCTTCGAGCCCATCCTGCGCATGGAGAAGGTGCGGGCCGTGTGGGAGCGCGCGGAGCTCGAAGCCTGCCTCGACGAGACCCCCTTCGGTTGCTACCTCGAACTAGAGGGCGACCCCCAGGCCATCCGCGTCGCCATGGAAGGCTTGGGCCTGGCCCCCGACCGCGCCGAGCCCCGCAGCTACCCCGAGCTGTACCAGGCGCACGGCCTGGGCTGAAGAAGCTGGTCGCGGAAGACGGGATCGATGCGGAAGGCGCGGAGAGAAGAACCAGTCCTCTCTCCGCGCCTTCCGCGACCAGCCTGCTAGGCCTTCAGCACGCGCTCCAGGTCCTCGATGAGGTCCTGGACATCCTCCACGCCCACGCTGAGGCGGAGGAGGTTGTCGTTGATGCCCAGGCGCTGGCGGTCGGCCTCGGGCACGCTGCCGTGGGTCATGCTGGCAGGGTGGCAGACGAGGCTCTCCACGCCGCCCAGGCTCTCGGCCAGGGAGAAGACCTTGAACGAGGAGGCCATGCGCCGCGTGCGCTCGGCATCGCCCGTGTCGAAGCTCACGATGCCCGAGAAGCCCTTCATCTGCTGCTTGGCCAGGGCGTGCTGGGGATGGGATTCGAGGCCCGGGTAGTAGACGGCCTTCAGATCCTTGCGCTCTTCGAGCCAGCGGGCGATGCGAAGGGCACTGGCATTGTGGCGCTCCATGCGGAGGTGCAGCGTCTTGGTGCCCCGCAGGATGAGCCAGGATTCCATGGGCGAGAGAATGCCGCCGGCGGCCTTCTGGTGAAAGCGCAGGCCCTCGGCGATGTCCTCGCGGTTGGTGATGGCGATGCCGCCGATGGAGTCGCTGTGGCCGTTCAGATACTTGGTCGTGGAGTGGAAGACCAGGTCCGCCCCCAGCTCCAGGGGCCGCTGGTTGTACGGCGTGGCGAAGGTGTTGTCCACCGCCAACACGGCCGTGCAGCCCATCTGCGTCATCACGCGCCGCACGCCGGGGATGTCCGTGATCCCCAGCATGGGGTTGGTGGGCGTCTCCAGCATCACCAGCTTGGTGTTCGGGCGCAGCGCCGCCTGGAAGGCCGCCAGATCGCCGGTATCCACCTGGGTGTACGAGAGGCCGAACCGGGTCATCACCTTGTCCAGCAGGCGGAAGGTGCCGCCGTAGACATTGTCGCCCAGCACCACATGGTCGCCGCTGGAGAGCTGCTCGAAGATGGCCTGCACCGCCGCCATGCCCGAACCGAAGGCCATGCCGTGGGCGCCGCCCTCCAGCGCCGCGAGGTTGCCCTCCAGGGCATCGCGGGTGGGGTTGCGCACACGGGCGTAGTCGAAGCCCTTGTTGATGCCCAGCCCCTCCTGGATGTAGGTGCTGGTGAAGTAGACCGGCGTCATGATGGCGCCGTTGGTGGGATCCGGCGCCTGGCCTGCGTGGATGCAGCGGGTATCGAAACGGCCTTCGGTGTTCATGGGACCATCCTTCGGTGATCCTTCAGTGTGATGGGGTGCCGCCATGAGGAAAAGCATCGCTTCGGTTTCGCTGTCGCTGGCCTCCCTGGCTTGTCACTCCGACAAGCCCGAAGAGCAGGTCCGGAAGGCCTTCGAGGCCTGCCGCGCCGCCGTGGAGGCCGGGGATGCCGCCGCCGCGACCGCCCCCCTGGATGCCGCCTTCCGCGGCCCCGAGGGCATGGACAAGGCCATGGCCCGGGCCTTCCTCCTGGGCACCTTCCGCCAGGAGCGGGTCGGCGTCACCGTGATGCAGAACCAGGTCGCCGTGAAGGGAAACGACGCCTTCCAGGAGGTGGACCTGGTCCTCACCGGGCGCAGCGGCGGCCTCCTGCCGCAGGACGCCTCCCGCCGAAGCTTCCGGCTGCACTGGCGGGAGGCGGGAGGGGACTGGCGGTTGCTCGGGATCCAGGAACGCTGAGCGTCAGGAGCCCAGGTAGCTCATGAACTCCTGGTGCAGCTCCAGCGGCAGGCGATAGGCGCGCTCCTCGTCGATCACCAGCTGGGCGCACCGGGGAACCCCCCGCAGGGTCGAGGCCGGGAGACCCCGGTCGCGGGCCCGGCGCAGGCACTGCATCATCGCGTCCAGCTGCCCCAGCCGGTAGAGGGTGACCAGGAGGAGGGCGTGAGCTCCCGCATTGCCGGGATCGATCTCGAGGGCTTGGGTCAGCTGGCGGCGGGTGGTCTCGAGAACATCCCGCCGGACCTCGGCGCGGCCCTGGGAGGCGTCCGTGCTTCTGGGAGCCTCGCGGCCGCTCTCACGGGCGGCTGGGGCGGGGGAAGCCTCCGTCCCCGGAGCTCCCGGGGCCCGCGGCGCCGGAGGTCGGGGAATCGGCAGGCCCCGGGGAGGCGTCGGCGGAGCCGGTACCCATCCGGACGCGGGGCGCCGGACCTGGTGGGCCTGGGTGGGGCGCTCCTGATCCCAGCGCCAGGCGGGATCCTTGGCCGAACGCAGCACGACCGCCAGATCCTCCGCCGTCTGGAAGCGGTTCGCCGGATCCTTCGCCAGGGCGCGATTCAGGATGCCCTGCACATCCCGGCTGATGCCCCGGCAGGCCTGCTGGGACAGCAGGGGGGGCGTCTCGTGGAGCAACCGGTAGATCACCGCGCCGGGGCTGGGGCCGTCGAAGGGCGGCACGCCGGCCAGGGCCTCGAACAGGATCACGCCCACCGCGAAGAGGTCGCTGCGGGGATCCGAGCGGCCGCTCTGAAGGTACTCCGGCGCCATGTAGTTTACGGTCCCGAACACCGTGCCCTCGTCCGTGGCATCCGAGTTGAAGACCTTGGCCACGCCGAAGTCCAGCACCTTGGCCTGGAGGTTCTTCCCGTCCCAGACCACGCGGATGTTCGAGGGCTTGATGTCCCGGTGGAGCACCTTCTGGCGATGGGCCACGGCAAGGCCATCGCAGACCTGGGCCAGCACCTCGAGCGCGTCCTGGGGGGTGATGGTGCCGGCCCGGATGAGCGTGCCCAGGTCCTCCCCCTTCACCAGCTCCATGGCGAGGTAGAGCACACCCTGCTCCTCCCCCATTTCGTGGATCGTGACGATGTTCGGGTGGTTCAGCACCCCGGCGGCGCGGGCCTCCATGGCGAAGCGCTCGCGGGCCTCCGGCCCCATGCCTGCCGAGGGATGGATGACCTTGATGGCCACCTCACGGCCGATGATCGGATCCCGGCCCACATACACTTCACCCATGCTTCCCTGGGCGAGCAACCGGACGATTTCGAACTTCCCAAGGCGCGTCAACACGGGGGTTCCAGGACGATGGACCCCCGATCATCGGACGGAGGCGCGGATTCCGTCCAGGGATTTCATGGCGCCATCCCGAGACCCAGCAGCCAGGCCTCGTCCCGCACGGGGATGCCCAGCGCCTCGGCCTTGGCCAGCTTGGATCCCGCCTTCTCCCCGGCCACCAGCACCGTGGTCTTGGGCGAGACGCTGCTCGTGACCTTGGCTCCGAGCTGCTTCAGCAGGCCTTCGGCGTCTTCCCGCGAAAGCGTGGGCAGGGTGCCCGTGACCACCGCGACCTCGCCCGATAGCGGGAGGCCCCCCCGGTCGCGCACCGGCGGGGGCGTGGGCTGCACACCCAGCGAGGCCAGTCGCGTGGGCAGGTCCGGGTGCAGCGCCGCGAAGACCCGCAAGGCCGCGGCCACCTTGGGTCCCACCTCCTCCACGGCCTGCAGGCGGCCCTCCTCCTCGGCCCACAGCGCCCCCAGGGAAGGGTAAGCCTCGGCCAGCAGCTCTGCCGTCCGGGCACCCACCATGGGAATCCCCAGGGCGTGGATCCAGCGGGCCAGGGGCTTCACCCGGGTGGCGGCGAGGGCCTCCAGGAGGTTCTGCGCGGACTTCTCCGCCATGCGGTCCAGGCCCGAGAGATAGGCCAAGCCGAGCAGAGGCTCGTCCAGCAGGGTCAGGATCTCCCAGGGCTGTTCGAAGCGGCCCGAAGCCACCAGCTGCTCCACCAGAGCCTCCCCCATGCCTTCGATGTCCAGGGCCGACCGCCCGCCGAAGTGGAGCATGCGGGCCGTGAGTTTGGCGGGGCACTCGGGGTTGAGGCAGCGGATGGCGACCTCGGCATCGTCCGCCTTGCCCACCTCGCCTCCGCAGACCGGGCAGGCCGCTGGAATGGTCGGCGCGGGAAGGACCCGATCCTCTTCGCCCGGCACCAGGGCCACCACCTTGGGGATGACCTCCCCACCCTTCTCGATGAACACACGGTGGCCCACCTTCAGCCCGAGGCGCGCCAGCTCGTCGGCATTGTGGAGAGTGGCGCGGCGCACGGTGGAGCCGGCCACTTCGACTGCCTCCAGCTCTGCCACCGGCGTGAGCTTGCCCGTGCGGCCCACCTGCCAGGTGATGCCCAGCACCGTGGTGGTCACCTGCGTCGCGGGGTATTTGAACGCGATGGCCCAGCGCGGCACGCGGTCCGTGGCGCCGAGGCGCCTCTGCACCTCGGGATCGAGGACCTTGAGCACCACGCCATCCGTATCGAAGGGAAGCTTCAAGCGGGCCTCGGCCTGGTCGCCGATGAAAGCCTGCACCGCCTCCAGGCCACCCTCGGCGTGGGCCGGCATCCTGCCGAACCCCCAGGTGGCGAGGCGGGCCATGGCAGAGGCGTGATCTTCCGAATCACCGGCCTCCCGGAGCACCTGCCAGGGCAGGAAGGAGAGGCCGCGGGCCGCCACCTCCCGGCTGTCCAGCAGCTTCATGGTGCCGCTGGCGGCGTTGCGGGGATTGGCGAAGCGGGCCTCGGCCCGCGCGTCCCGCTGGCGGTTCAGCTCCTCCCAGCGCTTGCGGGAAAGGAACACCTCGCCGCGGACGATCAGGCGCTCCGGCGCCTCTGCCGGCAGCGTCAGGGGGATGTCCGCGATGGTGCGGGCATTTTCCGTCACCAGCTCGCCGGTCTCCCCATCCCCGCGGGTCAGTGCCTCCACCAGGACGCGGCCCTCGTAGCGCAGCGACAGGGACAGGCCGTCCACCTTCAGCTCGGCGGCATAGCGCGGCTCGGCCTCCGGCGCCAGCTTCCGCCATTTCAATTCCCATTCCCGCAGCTCGGCTTCGGAGTAGGCATTGTCGAGGCTGAGCATGGGGGTGCCGTGGCGGCGCTTCTCGAAGGCCTCGACCGGCGGCGCACCCACGCGGGTAGTGGGGCTGTTGGGATCGGCCAGATCCGGGTGGGCCTCCTCCAGGGCCCTGAGTTCCCGTTCCAGCGCATCGTACTCCGCGTCGGAGACGCTGGGCTGGTCGAGCACATAGTAGCGGTGCCGGTGCGTCCGCACCTGGTCCGCCAAGTCCTTCATGCGCCTCTGCAGGTCCATCACTTCACCCTCGATCGATGCAGGATGCCCATGATCAGACCCAGGGCCAGAAAGAAACTCAAGGTGCTGCTGCCGCCCGCGCTGAAGAAGGGCAGCACCATGCCCTTGTTGGGCAGGGCTCCCGCCACCATGCCCACATTCACCATCAAGTGCAGGGCGAAGATGCCGGCGGCCCCGGCGCAGAAGTAGGCCTCGGCGTTCGAGTGCGCGGCCTTGGCGGCGTCGAGAATCCGGCTGAGCAGCAGGCCGAACAGCCCCAGGACGATGAGCACGCCGATGAAGCCCCGCTCCTCAGCCCACACGCTGAAGGCGAAGTCCGTGGTCTTCACCGGGAGGAAGTTCAGCTGCGTCTGGGACCCGCTGGTGAAGCCCTTCCCGATGAGCCCACCGGCACCGATGGCGATGCGGCTCTGGTTCACCTGATAGCCCTTGCCCTGAAGATCGCTGGAAGGATCCAGGAAGATCATCACCCGCTGCTTCTGGTAAGGCTTGAGGGCGACCTTCCAGGCGCCGAAGCCGCCCACGACGATCAGCAGCAGGAGCCCCGCCACCCAGCGGGCCCGCAGCCCCTTCATCAGAGGGATGATCAGCAGGATCGGCAGGAAGCTGAGGGCCATGCCAAGGTCGGGCTGGCGCTGGATGAGCAGCATGGGGAAGACCACCAGGCCCACCGCGCCGAACAGCTCCAGCCGGCCCACCGAATCCACCGGGCGGGAGCCCAGCCGCTGCGACACATAGAGCAGCGTCACCCACTTCATCAGCTCGGAAGGCTGGAAGGTCTGACCGGCGATGACGAACCACCGGGTGGCGCCGCCGATCTTCTTGCCCACCACCAGCACCGCCGCCAGGGCCACGAGGCCAAGCAGGTAGGCGAGGAAGCTGTAGCGGAAGATCCGGCGGGGGTAGGTGTTGGCCAGCAGCAGCATGAGCAGCATGCCCATGAGGTTCCAGAGCATCTGCTTGAGCCAGATGCCCGCCTGGGGCGTGTTCCGGCCCGCCGAGAACAGCGTCAGCGTGCCCAGCAGCGTGAGGGCCAGGATCACCCACAGCAGGCGCGGGTCCAGGGCACGCAGACGCTCCTTCATTCCGCCCCCTCGGCCGCGGGCGCGGCCGGCGTCGCCGCCGGAGCGAAGGGATCCACCATGCGGCCCCGCGGCGGCGGCAGGGGGTTGCTGAGGCGATCCATGAACCAGTACTTCACGAGCTTCGCCGCGATGGGGGCGGCGGCCGTGGAGCCGAAACCGGCATTCTCCACCACCACCGCGAAGGCGATCTGCGGGCGGTCCGCGGGCGCGTACCCCGCGAAGAGGGCGTGGTCCTTGAACTTCTTCGCCTGCCGCGCGTAGTGGGCCTTGTCGACGAAGGTGGCCACCTGGGCCGTGCCGGTCTTCCCCGAGAAGGGAATCAGCTTGGCGATCTCACGGATGAAGGGGTTGGCGCCGGCTGTCCCTCCCTGCACCACCTCGCGGAGCCCCTCGTCGAGCACGGCCCAGTGCTTCGGGTCCAAGGGAGTGTCCTTGAAGGGGGGCGGAGCCGCGGGCTCCAGCGCATTCGTCTGGTCTCCGCGGAAACCGTAGAACAGATGCGGGGTGACGAGCTTGCCCCGGGTACCCAGGAGCGCGTAGAACCGTGCCAGGCCGATGGGCGTCACGCCCACGGCCCCCTGGCCGATGCCCACGCTGATGGTCTCGCCTGCATACCACTTGGGGTCTTTGGGCACGGCTTTGCGCTTCCAGGCCCGGCTCGGGATGCGGGTCCGCTTCTCCCGGGGCAGGTCGATGCCCGTGCGCTCGGTCAGCCCGTACTTCTCCGCCGTGGCGTAGATGTCGTCGATGTCCATGCGGGAGGCCAACTCGTAGAAATAGACATCGCAGCTCTGGGCGATGGCCTGCACCATGGAGAGGCTGCCGTGACCCGTGGGCTTGTCGCAGCGGAAGTCTCGGCCGTAGTAGTTCTTCTTGCCCGCGCAGTAGACCGCCGTCTGGGGTGTGGCGATGCCCTTCTCCAGCGCCGCCAGGGCCACCAGCAGCTTAAAAGTGGAGCCCGGCGCGTAGATGCCCTGGATGGCCCGGTTCACCATGGGACGCGTGGGGTTGTTCAGGTAGCGATCCACCATGTCCTGGCTGAGCCGGTTGAGGAACAGGTTCGGGTCGTACGAGGGGCTGGAGTACATCGCCAGGATGCCCCCATCCCGCAGGTCCAGCACCACGGCGGCACCGGCCTCCTCGCCATAGGCCTCCTGCATGATCTTCTGGAGACCCGCATCCAGCGTGAGGAAGAGGCTCCGGCCCGCCGTGGCGTCCTCCTGGCCGAAATTCGCCACTTCCGTGCCGAGCTGATCGACCAGGATCCGCTTCTGGCCGTCCACGCCCTTCAGCCGGTCATTGCCGCTGGCCTCGAAGCCCTCTTTGCCGATGGTCTCGCCCAGGCGGAAGAGCCCAGGCTTGGCCTTCATCAGCTCCTCATCCACTTCCCCCACATAGCCCAGCGCGTGGCCCGCCAGCTCGTCCCCGAGATACACCCGGCGGGGCGCCACTTCCACGCTGAGGAAGGGGAAGCGGGCGCGGACCCGCTCCGCCAGGGCGATGCCCGCCTCGTCCAGGTTCTCCTTCAGCACCAGGGGCCGTCCCTTGCCGGCGGTGCGGTAGATCTGGATCTTCCGGGCCAGGG from Geothrix sp. includes these protein-coding regions:
- the mrdA gene encoding penicillin-binding protein 2 translates to MDPRQRPTLDRRLGVFKALAWGLVALLVLIYAWLQLVRHGEFKQLALQQAVKVRPIAAPRGLVLDRNGHRLVDNRRALHLVVQREDLPARPEVVEALAQALELDPAALARKIQIYRTAGKGRPLVLKENLDEAGIALAERVRARFPFLSVEVAPRRVYLGDELAGHALGYVGEVDEELMKAKPGLFRLGETIGKEGFEASGNDRLKGVDGQKRILVDQLGTEVANFGQEDATAGRSLFLTLDAGLQKIMQEAYGEEAGAAVVLDLRDGGILAMYSSPSYDPNLFLNRLSQDMVDRYLNNPTRPMVNRAIQGIYAPGSTFKLLVALAALEKGIATPQTAVYCAGKKNYYGRDFRCDKPTGHGSLSMVQAIAQSCDVYFYELASRMDIDDIYATAEKYGLTERTGIDLPREKRTRIPSRAWKRKAVPKDPKWYAGETISVGIGQGAVGVTPIGLARFYALLGTRGKLVTPHLFYGFRGDQTNALEPAAPPPFKDTPLDPKHWAVLDEGLREVVQGGTAGANPFIREIAKLIPFSGKTGTAQVATFVDKAHYARQAKKFKDHALFAGYAPADRPQIAFAVVVENAGFGSTAAAPIAAKLVKYWFMDRLSNPLPPPRGRMVDPFAPAATPAAPAAEGAE